The Candidatus Manganitrophus noduliformans genome includes a window with the following:
- a CDS encoding glycosyltransferase: protein MKPTVLHLIDCLFIGGGEMQMADLLRRIDREKFRPLVGCLRKQGQLVPVLEEAGIVVEEFPVRGKLFYPRSIREILRLARFMRRERVRIVHTQDLYSHLVGIPAALIARVPVVITNRLDLGHTMKRWHRLALKLLSFAITRVMANSEGVRTMLIEEEKIDPGKIELIYNGVNLDQFQIPSKEKGPVPLVRDLRLEPGDRPIVVVANLWPVKGHEILFEAAVRVTAYYPTAKFVLVGTGAARRAILEARARELAIDKQVLFLGPRQDVPQILPQMEISVLPSLAEGFSNAILESMAAGLPMVATDVGGNREAIVEGETGFLVPPRDPETLADRILRLLGDRERGQRMGKAGRERIETTFSLQRMVTETERFYERLLEERGAGARGRGPEGQKIEADLSRVKVSP from the coding sequence ATGAAACCGACCGTGCTCCACCTGATTGATTGCCTCTTTATCGGCGGCGGCGAGATGCAGATGGCCGATCTGCTCCGGCGGATCGACCGGGAAAAATTTCGCCCGCTGGTCGGCTGTCTTCGCAAGCAGGGGCAGCTGGTTCCCGTTCTGGAGGAGGCCGGGATCGTCGTCGAAGAATTTCCGGTCCGCGGGAAGCTCTTCTACCCCCGCTCGATCCGGGAGATTCTTCGTCTGGCCCGGTTCATGCGCAGGGAGCGGGTGCGGATCGTCCATACGCAGGATCTCTACTCCCACCTTGTCGGCATCCCCGCCGCGTTGATCGCGCGGGTGCCGGTCGTGATCACGAACCGGCTCGATTTGGGGCACACGATGAAGCGATGGCATCGCTTGGCGCTGAAGCTGCTGTCGTTCGCGATCACCCGGGTGATGGCCAATTCCGAAGGGGTCCGGACGATGCTGATCGAGGAGGAGAAGATCGATCCGGGGAAGATCGAATTGATCTACAACGGGGTCAACCTCGATCAATTCCAGATTCCGTCGAAGGAGAAAGGACCGGTCCCCCTTGTGCGTGATCTCCGCCTTGAGCCGGGGGACCGGCCGATCGTCGTGGTGGCGAATCTCTGGCCGGTGAAGGGGCATGAGATTCTCTTCGAGGCGGCGGTTCGGGTCACCGCCTATTACCCGACGGCGAAGTTCGTCCTGGTCGGAACGGGGGCGGCGCGCCGGGCGATTCTCGAAGCGCGGGCGCGGGAACTCGCGATCGACAAACAGGTCCTCTTTCTCGGCCCCCGGCAGGACGTTCCTCAGATTTTGCCGCAGATGGAAATTTCGGTCCTCCCCTCGCTGGCGGAGGGTTTCTCGAATGCGATTCTCGAATCGATGGCGGCCGGCCTTCCGATGGTGGCGACCGACGTCGGTGGCAACCGCGAAGCGATCGTGGAAGGGGAGACCGGTTTTCTGGTGCCGCCGCGCGATCCGGAGACGCTGGCCGACCGGATTCTCCGACTCCTGGGCGATCGGGAACGGGGACAACGGATGGGAAAAGCGGGGCGGGAGCGGATCGAGACGACTTTCTCGCTTCAGCGGATGGTGACCGAGACGGAGCGTTTTTATGAACGGCTGCTGGAAGAACGGGGGGCGGGGGCCCGGGGCCGGGGGCCGGAGGGTCAGAAAATCGAAGCCGATCTCTCGCGCGTGAAGGTATCTCCATGA
- the asnB gene encoding asparagine synthase (glutamine-hydrolyzing) has protein sequence MCGIAGWVERDPRQEVDRSLLERMTDLIRHRGPDAGGLFTEPGIGLGHRRLSIIDREGGRQPMTNEDGSVWIVFNGEIYNFQELRPELIQRGHRFATRSDTEVILHAYEEFGPDCLRRLRGMFAFAIWDRAKRQLLLARDRLGKKPLYYTRRDGALLFASEVKALLTVPGVTRGVNWEAIDPYLSLRYVPGPMTLFQDVTKLMPGHYLLFKEGEVKVQSYWDVAFREEGDGRENLQEQFEALLKESVRMRLMSEVPLGVFLSGGLDSSAIVAEMTQISKEGGWDRPIQTFSIGYDDPKANEFAYAREVAKHFGTDHHEFLLEGDAFHNFIPKMVWHLDEPMADPSCVPFFFISEYAKKSVTVVLSGEGADEILAGYGLYQKMRLIDQVQKKVPAWLLGGAAWLLSTRRAARWRKYAEWIDRPLEDRYWGVSRVFTESAKRELLQHPDPGRSVAALFKAYYRKSAGLDPLNRMLYLDTKVWLPDQILLKADKMTMANSQELRVPFLDHKLVEFAATLPIHRKLSKGVGKRLLREAMAHRLPERILTRSKKGFPIPAVWFRKEVLPAARALFSERGSLIGEVMRKEKVAQMLAEEEAHPYTRHKEIWTLVILDYWHRIFIRQKGS, from the coding sequence ATGTGCGGCATTGCAGGGTGGGTTGAAAGAGATCCAAGACAAGAAGTCGACCGCAGTCTGCTTGAGCGAATGACCGATCTGATCCGGCATCGCGGTCCCGACGCGGGGGGGCTCTTTACCGAGCCGGGAATCGGTCTGGGGCATCGGCGGCTCTCGATCATCGATCGGGAAGGGGGCCGGCAGCCGATGACCAACGAAGACGGATCGGTCTGGATCGTCTTCAACGGGGAGATCTACAACTTCCAGGAGCTTCGTCCCGAGCTGATCCAGCGGGGACATCGGTTCGCCACCCGCTCCGACACCGAGGTGATCCTCCATGCCTATGAAGAGTTCGGCCCCGACTGTCTCCGGCGGCTGAGGGGAATGTTTGCCTTCGCGATCTGGGACCGCGCCAAACGGCAGCTTCTTCTGGCGCGCGATCGCCTCGGCAAAAAACCGCTCTACTACACGCGGCGCGACGGCGCGCTCCTCTTTGCTTCGGAGGTGAAAGCGCTTCTGACCGTGCCGGGGGTGACCCGGGGGGTGAACTGGGAGGCGATCGATCCCTATCTCTCGCTCCGCTACGTTCCCGGTCCGATGACCCTCTTTCAAGACGTCACCAAGCTGATGCCGGGGCACTATCTTCTCTTTAAAGAGGGAGAGGTGAAGGTCCAGAGCTATTGGGATGTGGCGTTTCGAGAGGAGGGGGACGGGAGAGAAAATCTGCAGGAGCAGTTCGAAGCGCTCCTGAAAGAATCGGTCCGAATGCGGTTGATGAGCGAGGTGCCGCTCGGCGTCTTCCTGTCGGGGGGACTCGACTCCAGCGCCATCGTCGCCGAGATGACCCAGATTTCGAAAGAGGGGGGATGGGACCGGCCGATCCAGACCTTTTCGATCGGGTACGACGATCCGAAGGCGAACGAGTTCGCCTACGCCCGGGAGGTGGCGAAACATTTTGGAACCGATCACCACGAGTTTCTCCTGGAAGGGGATGCGTTCCATAATTTCATTCCCAAAATGGTCTGGCATCTCGATGAGCCGATGGCCGATCCTTCCTGCGTCCCCTTCTTTTTCATTTCGGAATACGCGAAGAAATCGGTGACGGTGGTTCTTTCCGGGGAAGGGGCCGATGAGATCCTGGCGGGGTATGGACTTTATCAAAAAATGCGCCTCATCGATCAGGTTCAGAAAAAGGTGCCCGCGTGGCTCCTGGGCGGTGCCGCGTGGTTGTTATCAACACGGCGGGCGGCCCGCTGGCGGAAATATGCCGAGTGGATCGATCGCCCGCTGGAAGATCGGTATTGGGGGGTCTCGCGGGTCTTTACAGAGAGCGCCAAGCGCGAGCTGCTTCAACATCCCGACCCAGGTCGATCGGTCGCCGCCCTCTTCAAAGCGTATTACCGGAAGAGCGCCGGCCTCGATCCGCTCAACCGGATGCTCTATCTCGACACCAAGGTCTGGCTTCCCGACCAGATCCTGCTGAAGGCCGACAAGATGACGATGGCGAATTCGCAGGAGCTGCGGGTTCCGTTCCTCGATCACAAACTGGTCGAGTTCGCGGCGACCCTCCCGATCCACCGGAAGCTTTCCAAGGGGGTGGGGAAACGCCTTCTTCGCGAGGCGATGGCCCATCGTCTCCCGGAGCGGATCCTGACCCGGTCCAAAAAAGGATTTCCGATTCCGGCGGTCTGGTTTCGGAAGGAGGTCCTGCCGGCGGCGCGCGCGCTCTTCTCCGAGCGCGGCTCGCTCATCGGCGAGGTGATGCGAAAAGAGAAGGTGGCGCAGATGTTGGCGGAAGAGGAAGCGCATCCTTACACCCGTCACAAGGAAATCTGGACATTGGTGATCCTCGATTATTGGCACCGGATTTTTATTCGACAAAAAGGGAGTTGA
- a CDS encoding GNAT family N-acetyltransferase produces the protein MISKEAPSPMTPTFNKGLVETVFSDRSIAVERVCTDEGLFESKADWERLFAQSSAQNPFLSWEWMAAWWRHLGAGKLHLLFVRRQGALIGLAPFYQREIRLGGISFRALSFLGDEAVGSDHLDFLSRKGCEDEVAEAVVQAWLHDRRGWDFIALRHMAEESPHADRFLRLTERGWRVQRRDGEVCPYLPLAPTWEAFLNRLSASMRYTVRRKIRNIEKGHRVEFIAIDDFNEGRPAMERLLALHQKRWGDRGGSDAFVSEIKLPFHRETAEAFFQQGTARLFFLKADGETVAALYGFILGQRFFYYQAGFDPAWKGKSVGMVLMAKCIEAAISQGWSEFDFLRGPEEYKSHWTSDRRQTQHWILSPPGMKNDLYRFLAASSQTGRRLARRYLPDAWVERLKGNRVAGVEPGIEPGIEKNAKEKESE, from the coding sequence ATGATCTCGAAAGAAGCCCCCTCGCCAATGACCCCCACTTTCAACAAGGGTTTGGTCGAAACGGTCTTTTCCGACCGGTCGATTGCGGTGGAGCGGGTCTGCACTGACGAGGGGCTTTTCGAATCGAAGGCCGATTGGGAACGACTCTTCGCGCAATCGTCGGCGCAGAATCCCTTCTTAAGCTGGGAGTGGATGGCGGCCTGGTGGCGTCATTTGGGCGCCGGGAAGCTCCATCTTCTCTTTGTCCGGCGTCAGGGAGCGTTGATCGGCCTCGCCCCCTTCTATCAAAGAGAGATCCGATTGGGTGGGATCTCGTTCCGCGCCCTCTCGTTTCTCGGGGACGAGGCGGTCGGATCGGACCACCTCGATTTTCTTTCCCGGAAAGGATGTGAGGACGAGGTGGCGGAGGCGGTTGTTCAAGCCTGGCTGCACGATCGCCGCGGCTGGGATTTCATCGCCCTCCGGCATATGGCGGAGGAGTCGCCTCACGCGGACCGGTTCCTCCGTCTCACCGAGCGGGGGTGGCGCGTTCAGCGGCGGGATGGAGAGGTCTGTCCCTATCTTCCCCTGGCGCCGACTTGGGAGGCTTTTCTCAACCGGCTCAGCGCCAGCATGCGCTACACCGTCCGCCGGAAAATCCGAAATATCGAGAAGGGGCACCGGGTGGAATTCATCGCGATCGATGATTTCAACGAAGGCCGGCCCGCGATGGAGCGGTTGCTCGCCCTTCATCAGAAACGATGGGGGGATCGCGGGGGATCGGATGCTTTTGTCAGCGAAATCAAGCTTCCCTTTCATCGGGAGACCGCCGAGGCATTTTTCCAACAAGGAACGGCCCGCCTCTTCTTTCTCAAGGCCGACGGCGAAACGGTCGCCGCGCTGTACGGCTTTATCTTAGGACAGCGGTTTTTCTATTACCAGGCCGGCTTTGATCCCGCTTGGAAGGGGAAGAGCGTCGGCATGGTCTTGATGGCGAAGTGCATCGAGGCGGCGATCTCGCAGGGATGGAGCGAATTCGATTTCTTAAGGGGGCCGGAGGAGTACAAATCCCATTGGACCTCCGATCGGCGGCAGACGCAGCATTGGATCCTCTCTCCGCCCGGGATGAAAAATGACCTCTACCGGTTTCTGGCCGCCTCGTCGCAGACCGGCCGCCGTCTGGCGCGGCGCTACCTTCCGGACGCCTGGGTGGAACGGCTGAAGGGGAACCGGGTTGCAGGTGTCGAGCCGGGTATCGAGCCAGGTATCGAGAAAAACGCAAAGGAAAAGGAATCGGAATGA
- a CDS encoding lipopolysaccharide biosynthesis protein, which translates to MKPPRQNDILKGVEAGSGESIDLPPSPPKGEAKPASINKQALTLIFGRGLSSSFTFLIPIILARYLAPAEYGTYKQIFLIYASLFSILPFGIIQSLYYFVPKEPERMKAYLVQAFLFLQGSGLIALLFLAFFRESIALQLSNPGLAPYLFQMGVFIFLMLSSAYFEALLISSQKIGQAALLGFVSEATKTASMLIPLTLTGRLSDLMWGMNLFAFCRFCFVFVYVFRSYSLSWRDVQWPAFRQQMVYAIPFGLAVILQVSQDQFHQYVVAYSYSAAVFAVYSVGMFQLPIVELIYTPMSQLLIVRMAALRQRATREEIISLWFDITRKLAMVFFPVFVFLQLMARELIVLLFTPTYLASVPLFRVALLSLLTAIILTEGVLRAYAETQFILKTTFMKLVLTLILIFPFLAWFGLSGGVVTLIVVLATAKTLMLWKVSRLIPLPLAALLPWRDLFSIVFFSLLCGIPVLFVKSFEIASPLLLLGVSAAVFALFYLIFLFTSHLITFDEKREIARMVRRMGSILPAASKS; encoded by the coding sequence ATGAAGCCGCCCCGGCAGAACGACATCTTAAAAGGGGTCGAGGCGGGATCGGGAGAGTCGATCGATCTCCCCCCGTCGCCTCCGAAAGGAGAAGCCAAACCGGCTTCGATCAACAAGCAGGCGCTGACGTTGATTTTCGGGCGGGGTCTCTCCTCCAGTTTTACTTTTTTGATTCCGATCATCCTCGCCCGCTATTTGGCCCCGGCCGAATATGGCACCTACAAGCAAATTTTCCTGATCTATGCGAGCCTCTTTTCGATCCTTCCGTTCGGGATTATCCAGAGTCTCTACTATTTCGTGCCGAAGGAGCCGGAGCGGATGAAAGCGTACCTGGTCCAGGCCTTTCTTTTCCTGCAGGGGTCCGGGCTGATCGCCCTTCTCTTTCTGGCCTTTTTTAGGGAGAGCATCGCCCTACAGCTCAGCAATCCCGGCCTCGCGCCGTATCTCTTCCAGATGGGAGTGTTCATCTTCTTGATGCTCTCTTCCGCTTATTTCGAAGCCCTTCTGATTTCTTCTCAAAAGATCGGCCAGGCGGCGCTGCTCGGCTTTGTCTCGGAAGCGACCAAAACGGCGAGCATGTTGATCCCGTTGACCCTGACCGGACGTCTCTCCGACCTGATGTGGGGGATGAACCTTTTCGCTTTTTGCCGGTTCTGTTTTGTCTTCGTCTATGTTTTCCGGAGCTATTCCCTCTCCTGGAGGGACGTCCAGTGGCCCGCCTTCCGGCAGCAGATGGTCTATGCGATTCCGTTCGGCCTGGCGGTGATTCTCCAGGTCTCCCAGGACCAGTTCCATCAATATGTCGTCGCCTACTCCTACAGCGCCGCCGTTTTTGCCGTCTATTCGGTCGGGATGTTCCAGCTTCCGATCGTCGAGCTGATCTACACCCCCATGTCGCAGCTCTTGATCGTTCGGATGGCGGCGCTCCGGCAGCGGGCGACCCGGGAAGAGATCATCTCCCTCTGGTTCGATATCACCCGAAAATTGGCGATGGTCTTTTTTCCCGTCTTTGTCTTTTTGCAATTGATGGCCCGCGAGCTGATCGTTCTTCTCTTCACGCCGACCTATCTTGCCAGCGTCCCCCTCTTCCGCGTCGCCCTCCTCTCGTTGCTGACCGCCATTATCCTGACCGAAGGGGTGCTTCGCGCCTACGCGGAAACCCAGTTCATTCTCAAGACCACCTTCATGAAGCTGGTGCTCACCTTGATTTTGATCTTCCCCTTTCTGGCCTGGTTCGGGCTTTCCGGGGGGGTGGTCACGCTGATCGTGGTGCTGGCGACGGCGAAGACGTTGATGCTCTGGAAGGTCTCGCGTCTGATCCCGCTCCCGCTGGCCGCCCTTCTCCCGTGGCGCGATCTCTTCAGCATCGTCTTTTTTTCGCTCCTCTGCGGGATTCCGGTTCTTTTTGTCAAAAGTTTCGAGATCGCCTCGCCGCTCCTTCTTCTGGGGGTGTCGGCGGCGGTTTTTGCTCTCTTTTATCTGATTTTCCTCTTCACCTCGCACCTGATCACCTTTGATGAGAAGCGAGAGATCGCCCGAATGGTCCGGCGGATGGGATCGATTCTTCCGGCGGCGTCCAAATCGTAG
- a CDS encoding O-antigen ligase family protein translates to METARTPFPKGRFGGSMTALGWRKTAEVSATGGRSFQETEAPSRQERIAYGALLLFVALIYITPGTLYPPLEAVPIAKGVAVISFLFLFSALRAKGVSWRLSDPATLWLIAFVAIGGLSIATSLWRIYSLNAFLDLLKLILVYLLVLHLVDRLERVRRLFWVMLWAGMVPAAGTLAHYLLKIDLVEGYRGAWRGVYADPNDLAYNLIVLIPIGLSLLEAERSFVKRGLVFGILTVFMVAIYVTFSRGGLVGLMAVFFFQILRSRNRMLHFSLATILLMVFLAVAPARYWERAETILKFRHDESAMGRVYAWQAGLSMVADRPLLGVGLGCFVMGWPIYAPAEAGTKWRAAHNTFVAVMGETGLLGLAAFGAFIGTTLRGAQKVNRLARPAPRPLFISPSIEKKEPAEAPSVTEANRRAALYARGVEIALWGFLACSLTLGIARSWPPYLFAGLAVALYTLRMAGVREARGEFK, encoded by the coding sequence ATGGAAACAGCTCGAACCCCTTTTCCGAAAGGGCGCTTCGGCGGATCGATGACCGCTCTCGGCTGGAGGAAAACGGCGGAGGTTTCGGCGACGGGAGGCCGATCGTTTCAGGAAACGGAGGCCCCCTCGCGGCAAGAGCGGATCGCCTACGGCGCGCTCCTCTTGTTTGTCGCCCTCATCTACATTACCCCCGGGACCCTTTATCCGCCGCTGGAAGCGGTGCCGATCGCCAAAGGGGTGGCGGTGATCTCTTTTCTCTTTCTCTTCTCCGCCCTGCGAGCGAAGGGGGTCTCCTGGAGGCTCTCCGATCCGGCGACCCTCTGGCTGATCGCCTTTGTGGCGATCGGAGGATTGTCGATTGCCACCTCCCTCTGGCGGATCTATTCCTTGAATGCATTTCTCGATCTCTTGAAGCTGATCCTGGTCTATCTCCTGGTCCTCCATCTCGTCGATCGCCTGGAGCGGGTCCGCCGCCTCTTCTGGGTGATGCTCTGGGCGGGGATGGTCCCTGCGGCCGGGACGCTGGCGCACTATCTCCTGAAGATCGATCTGGTCGAGGGGTATCGCGGCGCCTGGCGGGGGGTTTACGCCGATCCGAACGATCTCGCCTATAACCTGATCGTGTTGATTCCGATCGGCCTGTCTCTTCTGGAAGCGGAGCGATCGTTTGTCAAAAGAGGTCTTGTCTTCGGCATCTTGACCGTCTTTATGGTGGCCATTTATGTGACCTTTTCCCGGGGAGGGCTCGTCGGGCTGATGGCCGTCTTCTTCTTCCAGATCCTCCGCTCCCGGAATCGGATGCTCCATTTTTCGCTCGCAACGATTCTCTTGATGGTCTTCCTGGCGGTGGCGCCGGCCCGGTATTGGGAGAGGGCCGAGACGATCTTGAAGTTCCGCCACGACGAATCGGCGATGGGGCGGGTCTATGCCTGGCAAGCGGGGCTGTCGATGGTGGCCGATCGGCCGCTCCTCGGCGTGGGGCTGGGCTGTTTTGTCATGGGCTGGCCGATCTACGCCCCCGCCGAAGCGGGGACGAAGTGGCGGGCGGCGCACAACACCTTTGTGGCGGTCATGGGGGAGACCGGCCTGCTCGGACTGGCGGCGTTCGGCGCCTTTATCGGAACGACCTTGCGGGGGGCGCAGAAAGTCAACCGTTTGGCCCGCCCGGCGCCGCGGCCGCTCTTCATCTCCCCCTCCATCGAAAAGAAAGAACCGGCCGAAGCCCCTTCCGTGACAGAAGCAAATCGGCGGGCGGCGCTTTATGCGCGCGGTGTGGAGATCGCCCTTTGGGGATTCCTGGCGTGCAGCTTGACGCTCGGGATCGCGCGAAGCTGGCCCCCTTACCTCTTCGCCGGCCTGGCCGTGGCCCTTTACACCCTCAGAATGGCCGGCGTTAGAGAAGCGCGTGGAGAATTCAAATGA
- the wecB gene encoding non-hydrolyzing UDP-N-acetylglucosamine 2-epimerase: MIRIVCVVGARPNFVKIAPLVRHIKEEWSDTFEATLVHTGQHYDEKLSQVFFEELHIPQPDVNLGVGSGTATRQIAEIMQRFEEVLLWKKPDRVVVVGDVNSTLAAALATEKMGIPLAHVEAGLRSFDRAMPEETNRVLTDRLSDLLFATEESAVQNLLNEGVEKDRIFWVGNLMIDALISHAQEAERSTILNQMNVAPRQYALVTLHRPSNVDTPEGIGRILRILSGVEKQTRVLFPIHPRTRGRMEEFGLASEIRALQNLTLCEPVGYLDFIRLMRDAKMVLTDSGGIQEETTALGIPCLTLRENTERPVTITEGTNLLTGTDPERVLAAVIDILEGRGKRGKIPTLWDGQAARRIVRVLQGQSTRREPSQEVPLSTTLPRS, from the coding sequence ATGATTCGAATCGTTTGTGTGGTCGGCGCGAGGCCGAACTTTGTGAAAATCGCCCCGTTGGTCCGGCACATCAAGGAAGAATGGAGCGACACGTTTGAGGCGACGCTGGTCCATACCGGCCAGCATTACGACGAAAAGCTCTCTCAGGTCTTCTTCGAAGAGCTTCACATCCCGCAGCCCGATGTGAACCTCGGCGTCGGCTCCGGGACGGCGACGCGGCAGATTGCCGAAATCATGCAGCGATTTGAAGAGGTCCTCCTTTGGAAGAAACCCGACCGGGTCGTCGTGGTCGGCGATGTCAACTCCACGTTGGCCGCCGCGCTGGCGACGGAGAAGATGGGGATCCCGCTCGCGCATGTCGAGGCGGGGCTCCGCAGTTTTGACCGGGCGATGCCGGAAGAGACCAATCGGGTCCTCACCGACCGGCTCTCCGATCTTCTCTTCGCCACGGAGGAGAGCGCGGTTCAAAACTTGCTAAACGAAGGGGTCGAGAAAGATCGAATCTTTTGGGTGGGGAACTTGATGATCGACGCTTTGATCAGTCATGCGCAGGAAGCCGAGCGATCGACGATTCTCAATCAGATGAACGTGGCCCCCCGGCAGTATGCCTTGGTCACCCTGCATCGCCCCTCCAACGTCGACACTCCGGAGGGGATCGGCCGAATTTTGAGAATTCTCTCGGGGGTGGAAAAGCAGACGCGGGTGCTCTTCCCGATCCATCCGCGGACCCGCGGGCGGATGGAGGAGTTCGGTCTGGCGTCCGAGATCCGGGCCCTTCAAAATCTGACCCTCTGCGAGCCGGTCGGTTATCTCGATTTCATCCGGCTGATGCGCGACGCCAAGATGGTATTGACCGATTCCGGGGGGATCCAGGAGGAGACGACCGCGTTGGGGATTCCCTGCCTGACCCTTCGAGAGAATACGGAGCGGCCGGTCACCATCACGGAGGGAACCAATCTCCTGACCGGAACCGATCCGGAGCGGGTCCTGGCGGCGGTGATCGACATCCTGGAGGGGCGCGGGAAGCGGGGGAAGATCCCGACCCTCTGGGACGGCCAGGCGGCCCGTCGCATCGTCCGGGTTTTACAGGGTCAATCGACGCGTCGGGAGCCGAGCCAAGAGGTTCCTCTCTCGACGACCCTCCCCCGTTCTTAG
- a CDS encoding polysaccharide deacetylase family protein: MNGMKFKQRNGHPFTGNGDAASPRPRTSRFRRLLKSTVAGTAYYSGLLDLYIQFRDRCPAQRRLFIVGYHAVVEETDRAIDAGMMPQQLISKSLFEKEIDQIGAQFDFLSIDQAVDFLEGKVHLKRDSVVVTFDDGYRGIYDHAYPILRKKGVPAIFYLCSDYVGTSLLFDHDRLFYLIQRAVNASLPIEGLLLQRDVPFDSANPITRGAPLEVTRRLLEICSKTELDGFIRLLQEKLAVGGADFPSDAAIVGWDEVKEMAEGGMTFGSHTASHCLLTEVDPKVVMEELRSSKASLEARLDRKIEHLAYPDGRVNPFIVEAARACGYRSACTTAHRVNRIGGNLHLLGRELLWENSALGWSSNCSKAMVASQIKGLFKTG; this comes from the coding sequence ATGAATGGAATGAAGTTCAAACAGCGCAACGGGCATCCCTTCACCGGGAATGGAGACGCGGCTTCCCCCCGTCCCCGGACTTCCCGCTTCCGCCGACTGTTGAAATCGACCGTGGCGGGGACCGCCTATTATAGCGGGCTGCTCGATCTCTATATTCAATTTCGGGATCGATGTCCGGCCCAGCGCCGCCTCTTTATCGTCGGTTATCACGCCGTCGTCGAGGAGACCGACCGGGCGATCGACGCGGGAATGATGCCGCAGCAGCTGATTTCCAAATCGCTTTTTGAGAAGGAAATCGACCAAATCGGCGCGCAGTTCGACTTTCTCTCGATCGATCAGGCGGTCGATTTCCTGGAGGGGAAGGTCCATCTCAAGCGAGACAGCGTCGTGGTGACCTTCGACGACGGATACCGGGGGATCTACGATCATGCCTACCCGATTTTGAGGAAAAAGGGGGTTCCGGCGATCTTCTATCTTTGCAGCGATTATGTCGGCACCTCCCTTCTGTTCGATCATGACCGGCTTTTTTATCTGATCCAAAGGGCGGTGAATGCCTCCCTGCCGATCGAGGGGCTGTTGCTTCAACGTGACGTCCCGTTCGATTCGGCGAATCCGATCACGCGCGGCGCCCCGCTGGAGGTGACGCGGCGCCTGCTGGAGATCTGCTCTAAAACCGAGCTGGACGGTTTCATCCGGCTGCTCCAGGAGAAGCTCGCCGTCGGCGGCGCCGATTTTCCGTCCGACGCGGCGATCGTCGGATGGGACGAGGTGAAAGAGATGGCGGAGGGGGGAATGACCTTCGGATCGCACACCGCCAGCCACTGTCTTTTGACCGAAGTCGATCCGAAGGTGGTGATGGAGGAGCTCCGAAGCTCCAAGGCGTCGCTGGAGGCGCGGCTCGATCGGAAGATCGAGCATCTCGCCTACCCCGACGGGAGGGTGAACCCGTTTATCGTCGAAGCGGCGCGCGCCTGCGGCTATCGCTCCGCCTGCACCACCGCCCACCGCGTCAACCGGATCGGGGGGAATCTCCATCTCCTCGGACGGGAGCTGCTCTGGGAAAACAGCGCGTTGGGATGGTCGTCGAACTGCTCGAAGGCGATGGTGGCGTCGCAGATCAAGGGACTTTTTAAAACAGGGTAG
- a CDS encoding glycosyltransferase family 4 protein, with the protein MMKVLLIGDYPPPYGGISVHVQQLADFLRRQGSECVVLDIERGTDPKPGAIRFNGYLGFLWTLILFSGRGYVSHIHTNGHNFKSWLAIAVTAWVGFFFGLRNIATVHSGLMPEYAAGGRRRKLLIRAAVWPLGGVIAVNQKIERALLEIGVPPSRISVLPAFALGPRAEVVPGWAGDYRKRFSPLIASAVYLEKEYGTDLLVSACAALREKYPRLGCIIMGSGSEEEAIRSQIRGEKGEDFLFLLGNVPHDLCLSLMERSDLFVRPTLFDGDAISVREALALGVPTVASDVGFRPHGTRRFTPGDVADLALQIDRALQEGRPPAAAEEIPENLVLLRGVYERAVKERR; encoded by the coding sequence ATGATGAAGGTCCTCTTGATCGGTGATTATCCCCCCCCCTACGGCGGGATCTCGGTGCATGTGCAGCAACTCGCCGACTTCCTCCGGCGGCAGGGTTCCGAGTGTGTCGTGCTTGACATCGAGCGCGGGACCGATCCCAAACCGGGAGCGATTCGGTTCAATGGGTATCTCGGTTTCCTCTGGACGTTGATCCTTTTTTCCGGACGGGGGTATGTGAGCCACATCCATACCAACGGCCACAATTTCAAGAGCTGGCTGGCGATCGCGGTCACCGCCTGGGTCGGTTTTTTCTTCGGCCTACGGAACATCGCCACCGTTCACTCCGGACTGATGCCCGAATATGCCGCCGGGGGTCGGCGCCGCAAACTTTTGATCCGGGCCGCCGTTTGGCCGCTGGGAGGGGTGATCGCCGTCAATCAAAAGATCGAGCGGGCGCTTCTTGAGATCGGTGTTCCGCCGTCGCGCATCTCGGTCCTCCCGGCCTTCGCCCTCGGGCCGCGCGCCGAGGTGGTGCCGGGGTGGGCCGGAGATTATCGAAAACGGTTCTCTCCCCTCATCGCCTCGGCGGTGTATCTGGAAAAGGAATATGGGACCGATCTGCTGGTGAGCGCCTGCGCGGCGCTTCGGGAAAAATATCCGCGCCTCGGCTGCATCATCATGGGCTCCGGTTCGGAGGAAGAAGCCATTCGATCCCAGATCCGGGGGGAAAAAGGGGAAGATTTTCTCTTCCTGCTCGGAAACGTTCCTCATGATCTCTGTCTCTCTCTGATGGAGCGGTCCGATCTTTTTGTCCGTCCGACCCTCTTCGATGGGGATGCGATTTCGGTTCGGGAGGCGCTGGCGCTCGGTGTCCCGACCGTGGCGAGCGACGTCGGGTTTCGGCCTCACGGAACGCGGCGCTTCACGCCGGGGGACGTCGCCGACCTGGCGCTTCAGATCGATCGGGCGCTGCAGGAGGGGCGGCCCCCCGCCGCGGCGGAGGAAATTCCAGAAAATCTGGTCCTCCTCCGGGGGGTGTATGAGCGCGCGGTAAAGGAGAGACGATGA